One part of the Falco peregrinus isolate bFalPer1 chromosome 14, bFalPer1.pri, whole genome shotgun sequence genome encodes these proteins:
- the CDT1 gene encoding DNA replication factor Cdt1 isoform X1, with translation MAQRRLTDFFGRTKAAAGVSAKRGGGRRPKAALAGSPVPRGTEEDGAPAGLSSLPGSPRTPARGGWPAAAGLAGRKRSRREMEAETPARAWPGEPGGKSARKRLELHRDAEPGPPAAATSPSSPAAPCPPTPPAQDLAADHPPNTILSPGREQDGGTQPSAAPPGTARQLQREDLAELRCRLQRMKMLAQPPPVPAEARISLRSRLEQVRQLELRIRQKKAGSKAVLEAQPSEDTGVAAPAAEAGSEKAPAYQRFHTLAQDLPPGLTLPYKFKVLAEMFRSVDTIAGMLFNRAETITFAKVKQGVQDMMRKQFEERHMGQIKAVYPTSYRLRQEKNIPTFSNGMKKSDYQLTLEPVLGEEEKVNGRPHLSALRLLERRKEFNHNLVNIVKQHHKAFLAALNPPMVVPEEKLTRWHPRFKVDEVPDISPAELPQPPQEDRLTTAQEVLSTARGMLIPKMEKALANLALRTAEAGAGEPAVSKAPSPASTSSALKGVSQALLERIRMKEAQKLQALMTRDPQQEERLAMLGRLPAMARILRNIFVAEKKQALTMEVACARMADSYATQMPPGEMEKHLHLFAELLPDWVGIHAIRTDTYIKLDKGKDLSLIIQRLTKAASEAEAL, from the exons ATGGCCCAGCGCCGCCTCACCGACTTCTTCGGCCGCACCAAGGCGGCCGCCGGGGTCTCGGCCaagcgcggcggcggccgccggcccaAGGCCGCTCTCGCCGGCTCCCCGGTGCCGCGGGGGACGGAGGAGGACGGTGCCCCGGCAGGGCTGAGCTCGCTGCCCGGCTCGCCGCGCACCCCGGCCCGCGGGGGCTggccggccgcggcggggctggcgggcaGGAAGCGGAGCCGCCGGGAGATGGAAGCGGAGACACCGGCGCGGGCCTGGCCCGGGGAGCCGGGCGGGAAATCGGCGCGGAAGCGGCTGGAGCTGCACCGGGACGCGGAGCCGGGGCCACCGGCCGCG GCCACCAGCCCCTCGTCTCCAGCTGCTCCATGTCCCCCGACGCCCCCCGCGCAGGACCTGGCAGCGGACCACCCCCCCAACACCATCCTCTCCCCCGGCCGCGAGCAGGATGGGGGTACACAGCCCagcgcagcccccccggggacagccaggcagctgcagcgg gAGGACCTGGCCGAGCTGCGGTGCCGCCTGCAGAGGATGAAGATGCTGGCCCAGCCGCCCCCGGTCCCCGCTGAGGCCAGAATCAGCCTGCGAAGCCGTCTGGAGCAAGTGCGGCAGCTGGAACTGCGGATCCGCCAAAAGAAAGCGGGAAGCAAAGCCGTGCTGGAGGCGCAGCCGTCTGAGGACACTGGggtggcagctcctgcagcagaggctgg CAGCGAGAAGGCCCCTGCGTACCAGCGGTTCCACACCCTCGCGCAGGACCTGCCCCCAGGGCTCACGCTGCCCTACAAGTTCAAGGTGCTGGCGGAGATGTTCCGTAGTGTGGACACCATTGCTGGGATGCTCTTCAACCGTGCCGAGACCATCACCTTCGCGAAGGTCAAGCAGGGGGTGCAGGACATGATGCGCAA GCAGTTTGAGGAGCGGCACATGGGGCAGATCAAGGCGGTATACCCCACCTCGTACCGGCTGCGCCAGGAGAAGAACATCCCCACCTTCAGCAACGGCATGAAGAAGTCTGACTACCAACTCACGCTGGAGCCAGTGCTGGGGGAAG AGGAGAAAGTGAATGGCCGCCCACACTTGTCGGCGTTGCGCTTGCTGGAGCGCAGGAAGGAGTTCAACCACAACCTGGTGAACATTGTCAAGCAGCACCACAAG GCATTCCTGGCTGCCCTCAACCCTCCCATGGTGGTGCCAGAGGAGAAGCTGACCCGCTGGCATCCCCGCTTCAAAGTGGATGAGGTGCCGGAcatcagcccagcagagctgccacagcCGCCCCAGGAGGACAggctcaccacagcccaggAGGTGCTGAGCACGGCTCGGGGGATGCTGATCCCTAAG ATGGAAAAAGCTCTTGCCAACCTGGCCTTGAGAACCGCTGAAGCCGGTGCAGGAGAACCGGCCGTTTCCAAAGCACCGtcccctgccagcacctccaGTGCTCTGAAAGGGGTGTCCCAGGCCCTGCTTGAGAGG ATCCGGATGAAGGAGGCGCAGAAGCTCCAGGCGTTGATGACACGGGACCCACAGCAAGAGGAGCGGCTCGCCATGCTGGGGCGGCTGCCGGCCATGGCCCGCATCCTGCGCAACATCTTTGTGGCCGAGAAGAAGCAGGCGCTGACCATGGAGGTGGCTTGTGCCCGCATGGCTGACAGCTACGCCACACAGATGCCTCCCG GTGAGATGGAGAAACATTTGCACCTCTTCGCAGAGCTGCTGCCCGACTGGGTGGGAATCCATGCCATCAGGACAGACACCTACATCAAACTGGACAAAGGGAAGGACCTCAGCCTCATCATCCAGAGGCTCACCAAGGCAGCAAGTGAGGCAGAAGCCCTCTGA
- the APRT gene encoding adenine phosphoribosyltransferase gives MSEERLRRVRDRVRPFPDFPVPGVLFRDISPLLKDPAAFRALIDLLEDHLRVSFPQIDFIAGLDSRGFLIGPPLAQRLGIGFVPIRKKGKLPGPTESVSYALEYGKAELEIQSDAVEPGQKVVIVDDLLATGGTMCAACELMKRLKAEVLECLVIIELKLLKGSEKLKSIPFYSLLQYD, from the exons ATGAGCGAGGAGCGGCTGCGGCGGGTCCGCGACCGGGTGCGGCCCTTCCCCGACTTCCCGGTGCCCGGCGTGCTGTTCCG CGATATCAGCCCCTTGCTGAAGGACCCCGCCGCCTTCAGGGCTTTGATTGATCTTCTGGAAGATCATTTGAGGGTATCTTTCCCCCAAATCGACTTCATTGCAG GCCTGGACTCCCGTGGCTTCCTCATAGGCCCCCCTCTGGCTCAGAGACTGGGGATTGGCTTTGTGCCAATACGGAAAAAGGGGAAACTTCCCGGTCCAACCGAGTCCGTCTCCTACGCCTTGGAATATGGCAAG GCTGAACTTGAAATCCAGAGCGATGCCGTGGAACCGGGACAAAAAGTAGTTATTGTGGATGACTTGCTTGCAACTGGAG GTACCATGTGTGCAGCCTGTGAGCTGATGAAGAGGCTGAAGGCTGAAGTCCTGGAGTGCCTGGTGATCATAGAGTTAAAACTCCTGAAAGGATCGGAAAAGCTCAAGTCCATCCCTTTCTACTCTCTGCTGCAGTATGactga
- the CDT1 gene encoding DNA replication factor Cdt1 isoform X2 encodes MAQRRLTDFFGRTKAAAGVSAKRGGGRRPKAALAGSPVPRGTEEDGAPAGLSSLPGSPRTPARGGWPAAAGLAGRKRSRREMEAETPARAWPGEPGGKSARKRLELHRDAEPGPPAAATSPSSPAAPCPPTPPAQDLAADHPPNTILSPGREQDGGTQPSAAPPGTARQLQREDLAELRCRLQRMKMLAQPPPVPAEARISLRSRLEQVRQLELRIRQKKAGSKAVLEAQPSEDTGVAAPAAEAGEKAPAYQRFHTLAQDLPPGLTLPYKFKVLAEMFRSVDTIAGMLFNRAETITFAKVKQGVQDMMRKQFEERHMGQIKAVYPTSYRLRQEKNIPTFSNGMKKSDYQLTLEPVLGEEEKVNGRPHLSALRLLERRKEFNHNLVNIVKQHHKAFLAALNPPMVVPEEKLTRWHPRFKVDEVPDISPAELPQPPQEDRLTTAQEVLSTARGMLIPKMEKALANLALRTAEAGAGEPAVSKAPSPASTSSALKGVSQALLERIRMKEAQKLQALMTRDPQQEERLAMLGRLPAMARILRNIFVAEKKQALTMEVACARMADSYATQMPPGEMEKHLHLFAELLPDWVGIHAIRTDTYIKLDKGKDLSLIIQRLTKAASEAEAL; translated from the exons ATGGCCCAGCGCCGCCTCACCGACTTCTTCGGCCGCACCAAGGCGGCCGCCGGGGTCTCGGCCaagcgcggcggcggccgccggcccaAGGCCGCTCTCGCCGGCTCCCCGGTGCCGCGGGGGACGGAGGAGGACGGTGCCCCGGCAGGGCTGAGCTCGCTGCCCGGCTCGCCGCGCACCCCGGCCCGCGGGGGCTggccggccgcggcggggctggcgggcaGGAAGCGGAGCCGCCGGGAGATGGAAGCGGAGACACCGGCGCGGGCCTGGCCCGGGGAGCCGGGCGGGAAATCGGCGCGGAAGCGGCTGGAGCTGCACCGGGACGCGGAGCCGGGGCCACCGGCCGCG GCCACCAGCCCCTCGTCTCCAGCTGCTCCATGTCCCCCGACGCCCCCCGCGCAGGACCTGGCAGCGGACCACCCCCCCAACACCATCCTCTCCCCCGGCCGCGAGCAGGATGGGGGTACACAGCCCagcgcagcccccccggggacagccaggcagctgcagcgg gAGGACCTGGCCGAGCTGCGGTGCCGCCTGCAGAGGATGAAGATGCTGGCCCAGCCGCCCCCGGTCCCCGCTGAGGCCAGAATCAGCCTGCGAAGCCGTCTGGAGCAAGTGCGGCAGCTGGAACTGCGGATCCGCCAAAAGAAAGCGGGAAGCAAAGCCGTGCTGGAGGCGCAGCCGTCTGAGGACACTGGggtggcagctcctgcagcagaggctgg CGAGAAGGCCCCTGCGTACCAGCGGTTCCACACCCTCGCGCAGGACCTGCCCCCAGGGCTCACGCTGCCCTACAAGTTCAAGGTGCTGGCGGAGATGTTCCGTAGTGTGGACACCATTGCTGGGATGCTCTTCAACCGTGCCGAGACCATCACCTTCGCGAAGGTCAAGCAGGGGGTGCAGGACATGATGCGCAA GCAGTTTGAGGAGCGGCACATGGGGCAGATCAAGGCGGTATACCCCACCTCGTACCGGCTGCGCCAGGAGAAGAACATCCCCACCTTCAGCAACGGCATGAAGAAGTCTGACTACCAACTCACGCTGGAGCCAGTGCTGGGGGAAG AGGAGAAAGTGAATGGCCGCCCACACTTGTCGGCGTTGCGCTTGCTGGAGCGCAGGAAGGAGTTCAACCACAACCTGGTGAACATTGTCAAGCAGCACCACAAG GCATTCCTGGCTGCCCTCAACCCTCCCATGGTGGTGCCAGAGGAGAAGCTGACCCGCTGGCATCCCCGCTTCAAAGTGGATGAGGTGCCGGAcatcagcccagcagagctgccacagcCGCCCCAGGAGGACAggctcaccacagcccaggAGGTGCTGAGCACGGCTCGGGGGATGCTGATCCCTAAG ATGGAAAAAGCTCTTGCCAACCTGGCCTTGAGAACCGCTGAAGCCGGTGCAGGAGAACCGGCCGTTTCCAAAGCACCGtcccctgccagcacctccaGTGCTCTGAAAGGGGTGTCCCAGGCCCTGCTTGAGAGG ATCCGGATGAAGGAGGCGCAGAAGCTCCAGGCGTTGATGACACGGGACCCACAGCAAGAGGAGCGGCTCGCCATGCTGGGGCGGCTGCCGGCCATGGCCCGCATCCTGCGCAACATCTTTGTGGCCGAGAAGAAGCAGGCGCTGACCATGGAGGTGGCTTGTGCCCGCATGGCTGACAGCTACGCCACACAGATGCCTCCCG GTGAGATGGAGAAACATTTGCACCTCTTCGCAGAGCTGCTGCCCGACTGGGTGGGAATCCATGCCATCAGGACAGACACCTACATCAAACTGGACAAAGGGAAGGACCTCAGCCTCATCATCCAGAGGCTCACCAAGGCAGCAAGTGAGGCAGAAGCCCTCTGA